In a single window of the Bacillus mycoides genome:
- a CDS encoding T7SS effector LXG polymorphic toxin has product MSLNMYLGEVQSQTQSMNAVCTATIQGMEQAIQSIDAFAIDTVLKGQTYSSAKSFFVQTFRPLAQGIIYLCEELIRQNDAFPSQFQSQVASTDVIEQEILEQIREIDRMKASMEAISQAMPIPGMDAMANLFTVMRKKMQEKLEHLYEFNYASSSNYDTALQLAASIAQGLAEVQSGKGFSPASGTFSIQGLNMEWTTSIQAITEERARQAAHSIEEGEMCGKLPEKSTGEKIWDGIVDGTGQAVSDTIDGIKALGDWETWENMGNAALHPIDTLSTMYNTLSDSFIDDVINGDAESRAKWGSYALTQVGLGLIGDKGLSKASKVATTANLAKGMSKVTNSATYRNTLNALNNFNLNIGNRFAYAGFGGSSLKSSFIDTYQTAKDKLSPYQYTKRTTDGDIFVGKLYGEDVMLKDVKVDEITYSKRTREEAEQLRKEFDRSVRKDFLKSLVNDPVKLAELKNAGISDGGIELMKRGKPPIGWQVHHNLPLDDGGTNAFENLTLIQNHPYHKAITNTQRTLTKGLQPGDSVDISWPIPKYNIYPKGE; this is encoded by the coding sequence ATGAGTTTAAATATGTATTTGGGAGAAGTACAAAGCCAAACTCAAAGCATGAATGCTGTATGTACTGCTACCATTCAAGGTATGGAACAAGCCATTCAGTCGATTGACGCTTTTGCAATTGATACTGTTCTAAAAGGACAAACTTATAGCAGTGCAAAATCATTTTTTGTACAAACCTTTCGTCCTTTAGCACAAGGAATCATTTATCTGTGTGAAGAGTTAATTCGTCAGAATGATGCTTTTCCAAGTCAATTTCAATCACAAGTCGCTTCCACAGATGTAATCGAACAAGAAATATTAGAACAAATTCGAGAAATTGACCGAATGAAAGCAAGTATGGAAGCCATCAGTCAAGCTATGCCAATCCCAGGTATGGACGCTATGGCGAATCTTTTTACTGTCATGAGGAAAAAAATGCAAGAGAAACTAGAACATTTATACGAATTTAATTATGCTTCTAGTAGTAATTATGATACAGCACTTCAACTAGCAGCTAGTATCGCACAAGGTTTAGCAGAGGTACAAAGTGGAAAAGGTTTTAGTCCTGCCAGTGGTACATTTAGTATACAAGGATTGAATATGGAATGGACAACTTCAATTCAAGCAATTACAGAAGAGAGGGCACGTCAAGCTGCCCATTCAATTGAAGAAGGTGAAATGTGTGGTAAGCTACCTGAAAAATCTACTGGTGAAAAAATTTGGGACGGTATTGTAGATGGTACGGGACAAGCAGTTAGCGATACAATAGACGGAATAAAAGCTTTAGGAGATTGGGAAACGTGGGAAAATATGGGGAACGCTGCTTTGCACCCTATCGATACCCTTAGTACCATGTATAATACATTGTCGGATTCATTTATTGATGATGTAATAAATGGAGACGCAGAAAGTCGGGCGAAGTGGGGAAGTTATGCTTTAACTCAAGTTGGGCTAGGTCTCATTGGTGATAAAGGATTAAGTAAAGCATCGAAGGTAGCAACTACTGCAAATCTAGCAAAAGGTATGTCCAAAGTAACTAATTCTGCTACATATAGAAACACACTAAATGCATTAAATAATTTTAATTTAAACATTGGAAACCGTTTTGCTTATGCTGGTTTTGGGGGAAGTTCCTTAAAATCTAGCTTTATTGATACTTATCAAACAGCTAAGGATAAGCTATCACCTTATCAATATACTAAAAGGACTACGGATGGTGACATTTTTGTTGGTAAATTATATGGAGAAGATGTAATGCTTAAAGATGTTAAAGTTGATGAAATTACTTATTCTAAGAGAACCCGAGAAGAAGCTGAACAACTTCGGAAGGAATTTGATAGAAGTGTCAGAAAAGATTTTCTTAAATCCTTAGTTAATGACCCTGTTAAGCTTGCTGAACTCAAGAATGCTGGTATATCAGATGGAGGTATAGAATTGATGAAAAGAGGAAAGCCTCCAATAGGGTGGCAAGTACATCATAATCTTCCTTTAGATGATGGAGGGACAAATGCATTTGAAA
- a CDS encoding tetratricopeptide repeat protein — protein sequence MHVPVKGNEQISKLFNDWYQAILQHQNIQATNLKQEVEDKLSSIKEDKNLLLYYSLLNFRYKVLTDGLNITKDSFNEINSFDIPENSFLTYYYHFFKAIHSTILADYNEGGKHFEKAEKLLMYVPAEVEEAEFNYRLASFYYQTYKPLPSISYANKAKDFFSKTNCYNINIALCENVLGLTCIQIKQFEQAEEHLNKAIDIVKEINNNELLLRIRNNLGWLYANQNLSDLAIRHLSEVTEHLPNHYKAIFLQAREYYKLGEHNKVNTLIEKGLAACTKIENKEYVHRFNILKEMNNGSDSLTLESIILEGISYFEAENLTRCVQEYTELLATMFYKEENEKKASKYFYMSNEARKKYEEKGALV from the coding sequence ATGCATGTTCCAGTGAAGGGGAATGAACAGATTTCAAAGTTATTTAATGACTGGTATCAAGCTATACTACAACATCAAAATATTCAAGCAACAAACTTAAAACAAGAAGTTGAAGATAAGCTTTCCAGTATAAAAGAAGATAAAAATTTATTATTATACTATTCATTATTAAACTTTAGATATAAAGTGCTAACCGATGGACTTAACATTACAAAAGACAGCTTTAATGAAATTAACTCCTTTGATATACCTGAAAATAGCTTTCTAACTTATTATTATCACTTCTTCAAAGCTATTCACAGTACAATTCTTGCAGACTACAATGAAGGTGGGAAACATTTTGAAAAAGCAGAAAAACTTTTAATGTATGTGCCTGCCGAAGTAGAAGAAGCAGAATTTAATTATAGGTTGGCATCTTTCTATTACCAAACTTATAAACCCCTACCATCTATTTCATATGCTAACAAAGCAAAAGACTTTTTCAGCAAAACTAACTGTTATAACATTAACATTGCTTTATGCGAAAACGTTCTAGGATTAACGTGTATTCAGATAAAACAATTTGAACAAGCAGAAGAACATTTAAATAAAGCGATTGACATTGTTAAAGAGATTAATAACAATGAACTACTGTTACGTATTAGAAATAATTTAGGCTGGTTATACGCAAATCAAAACCTTTCAGATTTAGCTATTCGTCATTTATCAGAAGTTACAGAACATCTTCCAAACCATTATAAAGCTATATTCTTACAGGCTAGGGAATATTATAAATTGGGCGAACACAACAAGGTTAATACACTAATTGAAAAAGGACTTGCAGCTTGTACTAAGATAGAAAATAAGGAATACGTGCACCGTTTTAATATCCTGAAGGAAATGAATAATGGTTCTGATTCTCTAACGTTGGAAAGTATTATTTTAGAAGGAATTTCTTACTTCGAAGCAGAAAATTTAACACGTTGCGTACAAGAATATACGGAACTATTAGCAACTATGTTTTATAAGGAAGAGAACGAGAAGAAAGCAAGCAAGTATTTTTACATGAGTAATGAAGCAAGAAAGAAATATGAAGAAAAAGGGGCGTTAGTGTAA
- a CDS encoding recombinase family protein has translation MTIYGYARVSTKEQNLDTQLKQLQGYKCDTIVEEKFTGATFKRPKLDKLLKEMQSGDKLIITRVDRLGRNTKELLTLVEELQARDITLFIMELGIEATHRNGKLFLTILSALAENERELLAEKRQAGIKLAKEKGVKLGRKGKAKGQVQQAIELWKTKEYTIKEIETRTGVSKSILYREIAKQGLTRD, from the coding sequence ATGACTATTTACGGATATGCAAGGGTTAGTACCAAAGAACAAAATTTAGACACTCAACTTAAACAATTACAGGGTTATAAATGTGATACTATTGTAGAAGAAAAATTTACTGGTGCTACGTTTAAACGTCCTAAATTAGATAAACTATTAAAAGAAATGCAATCAGGGGACAAACTCATAATTACTCGTGTTGATAGATTAGGGCGTAATACAAAGGAATTATTGACCTTAGTAGAAGAGTTACAAGCTAGGGACATAACGCTATTTATTATGGAATTAGGAATAGAAGCCACACATAGAAACGGGAAACTTTTTCTTACAATCCTTTCAGCACTGGCAGAAAATGAACGTGAATTACTAGCAGAAAAACGACAAGCTGGGATTAAGTTAGCTAAAGAAAAAGGTGTGAAGCTGGGGCGTAAAGGCAAGGCAAAGGGGCAAGTACAGCAAGCTATAGAATTATGGAAAACTAAAGAATACACTATTAAGGAAATCGAAACACGTACAGGTGTTAGTAAGTCCATTCTGTACCGTGAAATAGCAAAGCAAGGGCTAACACGAGATTAA
- a CDS encoding phBC6A51 family helix-turn-helix protein gives MLNDKQKQVAELMVYQPERTLKSIAEEVGVHFNTITNWKKNKEFAEYKRQLALSVHGEYLVETLDILRKKALNGNTRSHVKYLELLLKTYGLLVDKQEVTAVVKEEKSDAELLEELNML, from the coding sequence ATGTTAAATGACAAACAAAAGCAAGTGGCTGAATTAATGGTATATCAGCCTGAAAGGACGTTAAAAAGTATTGCTGAAGAAGTAGGAGTACATTTTAACACAATTACAAATTGGAAGAAGAACAAAGAATTTGCCGAATATAAACGGCAGTTAGCGTTATCTGTTCATGGTGAGTATTTAGTTGAAACATTGGACATTTTACGTAAGAAGGCATTAAACGGTAATACACGCAGCCATGTAAAATATTTAGAATTATTACTGAAGACATACGGCTTACTTGTAGATAAGCAGGAAGTTACTGCAGTAGTGAAAGAAGAGAAGTCAGATGCTGAATTATTAGAAGAATTGAATATGTTGTAA
- a CDS encoding helix-turn-helix transcriptional regulator encodes MTRGTYNHEITREIVKLARISRNKTQEQFGEICGVHQTTIAHLESGYMDVTVNLQSKLKDGFRRMRVSNEEIEIFKRAVDIKRARNYKV; translated from the coding sequence TTGACACGTGGGACTTATAATCATGAAATTACACGAGAAATAGTTAAACTCGCACGAATTTCTAGAAACAAGACACAGGAACAATTCGGGGAAATCTGTGGCGTACATCAAACTACCATCGCCCATTTAGAGAGTGGCTATATGGACGTCACAGTAAATCTACAAAGTAAATTGAAAGATGGCTTTAGACGAATGAGAGTTTCGAATGAGGAGATAGAAATTTTTAAACGGGCAGTTGATATAAAACGTGCAAGAAACTATAAGGTTTAA
- a CDS encoding MerR family transcriptional regulator — translation MINEFRHLGEGLTVIYCPDTQTKQIKRVYIDTEDFQKVDGAVKGEWKSWKREGTKFIGGIDIDRKAVTLSRFIMGINDKLRHVVNLTDNPYDLRKCNLTVIPCGDKQKLDVRNRLEELKNKVPPLSRNNKEESQRLTKQLALDDSENIKRVSRAEVAGLLGIGNSTINYWIKRYDIPVKRDEKGYVTFDDELIGRLKEIKEKTRSIRKIGLKKEDSEKQPNPQTTGIRIMKDFETKDYLLVETESGGTLSVVKRFNEKQIEQLAKSFSNIFS, via the coding sequence ATGATAAATGAGTTTAGACATTTGGGCGAAGGATTGACAGTGATATATTGCCCAGATACTCAAACAAAACAAATAAAGAGGGTATACATTGACACAGAAGATTTCCAGAAAGTTGATGGGGCTGTAAAAGGAGAATGGAAAAGCTGGAAAAGGGAAGGAACGAAATTTATAGGTGGGATTGATATAGACAGAAAGGCAGTAACTCTTTCGCGATTTATTATGGGAATCAATGATAAGTTACGCCATGTCGTAAACTTAACAGATAACCCCTATGATTTAAGAAAATGTAATTTAACTGTCATCCCTTGTGGCGATAAACAAAAATTGGATGTAAGAAATAGGCTAGAAGAATTAAAAAACAAAGTTCCCCCTCTATCAAGAAACAATAAGGAAGAATCTCAGCGATTAACAAAACAGTTAGCATTAGACGATAGTGAAAATATAAAACGAGTAAGTCGGGCTGAAGTAGCTGGATTGCTAGGAATTGGTAATAGTACTATTAACTATTGGATTAAACGATATGATATTCCTGTAAAAAGAGATGAGAAGGGTTATGTCACATTTGATGATGAGTTAATAGGAAGACTTAAAGAAATAAAAGAAAAAACACGGTCAATAAGAAAAATAGGGTTAAAAAAAGAGGATTCAGAAAAACAACCGAATCCACAAACAACAGGTATTCGAATTATGAAAGATTTCGAAACCAAGGACTATTTACTAGTGGAAACAGAAAGTGGTGGCACACTGTCTGTAGTAAAACGATTTAATGAGAAACAAATAGAACAATTGGCGAAATCTTTCTCGAATATATTTTCATGA